In Flavobacterium endoglycinae, one DNA window encodes the following:
- a CDS encoding phosphoribosylanthranilate isomerase, producing the protein MKLKICGMKYPENILEVGALLPDYMGFIFWEKSARYCNGNVPELIKTIKKVGVFVNQSQEEILEKVEKYNLQAVQLHGEESVEFCTALKEKLPMKIEIIKVFSADENFDFEIIKAFENVCDYFLFDTKGKLPGGNGTTFDWSILKKYNSKKPFFLSGGIGMKELKAIEEISKTNLPIYAVDVNSKFEIEPGLKNKNLLSNFKRKFEIVNI; encoded by the coding sequence ATGAAACTCAAAATATGCGGCATGAAATATCCAGAAAATATCCTCGAAGTAGGCGCGCTCCTACCCGATTATATGGGATTTATTTTCTGGGAAAAATCCGCTAGATATTGCAACGGGAATGTACCCGAACTGATAAAAACCATCAAAAAAGTGGGTGTTTTTGTCAATCAAAGTCAGGAAGAAATTCTAGAAAAAGTAGAAAAATACAACTTGCAAGCTGTTCAACTGCATGGAGAAGAATCGGTTGAATTTTGTACAGCATTAAAAGAAAAACTGCCAATGAAAATCGAAATTATTAAAGTATTTTCGGCTGACGAAAATTTTGATTTTGAAATTATTAAAGCTTTTGAAAATGTCTGCGATTATTTTCTTTTCGACACAAAAGGAAAATTACCAGGCGGAAACGGAACAACTTTCGACTGGAGCATCTTAAAAAAATACAATTCGAAAAAGCCTTTCTTTTTAAGCGGCGGAATTGGAATGAAAGAATTAAAAGCCATTGAAGAAATTTCAAAAACCAATTTGCCTATTTATGCTGTCGATGTAAATAGTAAATTTGAAATCGAACCAGGGCTGAAAAATAAAAACCTATTAAGCAATTTTAAACGCAAATTTGAAATTGTAAACATTTAA
- the trpC gene encoding indole-3-glycerol phosphate synthase TrpC has translation MNILDKIIIDKKQEVILKKSIIPVSQLEASVFFGKQTISLSQKLKESNSGIIAEHKRRSPSKSIINNNFTVEEVVKGYENAGACGISVLTDGKYFGGSLDDLLLARASVNIPLLRKEFIVDEYQILEAKAHGADLILLIAAVLTREEIKSLSEFAKKLGLEVLLEVHNQEELEKSIMPTLDMIGVNNRNLKTFEVSLDFSKELASQIPNDFVKVSESGISSIEAIQELKPYGYKGFLIGENFMKTDNAGVAATEFIKNLGE, from the coding sequence ATGAACATCTTAGATAAAATAATCATAGACAAAAAACAAGAAGTGATTTTGAAGAAATCGATTATTCCGGTTTCTCAATTGGAAGCTTCTGTATTTTTTGGAAAACAGACTATTTCACTTAGTCAGAAATTAAAAGAAAGCAACTCTGGAATTATCGCAGAACACAAACGCCGTTCTCCTTCAAAATCAATCATCAACAATAATTTTACCGTTGAAGAAGTGGTAAAAGGTTACGAAAATGCTGGTGCATGCGGAATTTCCGTTTTAACTGATGGAAAATATTTCGGCGGATCTTTAGACGACTTACTTTTAGCTAGAGCTTCAGTAAATATTCCGCTTTTGCGAAAAGAATTTATTGTAGACGAATATCAGATTTTAGAAGCAAAAGCACACGGAGCCGATTTGATTTTGTTAATCGCAGCCGTTTTAACTCGCGAAGAAATCAAATCTTTATCTGAATTTGCTAAAAAATTAGGTTTAGAAGTTCTTTTAGAAGTTCATAATCAAGAAGAATTAGAAAAATCAATCATGCCGACTTTAGACATGATTGGGGTAAATAATAGAAACTTAAAAACATTCGAAGTAAGTTTAGATTTCAGTAAAGAATTGGCTTCACAAATTCCGAATGATTTTGTAAAAGTTTCGGAAAGCGGCATTTCTTCAATTGAAGCTATTCAAGAATTAAAACCTTACGGATACAAAGGTTTCTTAATTGGAGAAAACTTCATGAAAACCGATAACGCTGGCGTAGCAGCAACAGAATTTATAAAAAATTTAGGCGAATAA
- the trpD gene encoding anthranilate phosphoribosyltransferase, whose protein sequence is MKTILNKLINHEVLTKEEAKNVLINISSGQYNPSQISAFLTVYMMRSITIDELSGFREALLELCIRVDLSAYNTIDLCGTGGDGKDTFNISTLASFVSAGAGIKVAKHGNYGVSSISGSSNVMEKMGIKFSNDPAFLEKCIDQAGICVLHAPLFHPAMKNVGPIRKELAVKTFFNMLGPMVNPAFPQNQLVGVFNLELARMYAYLYQNTDTNFTILHSLDGYDEISLTGPTKIITSHMEGMIKPEDFGVRLLSQTEIEGGKTIEESAEIFTNIISGKGNEAQNNVVCANAAMAIATVNKCTPQEGFELAKESLLSGKGLKVLKKLKELSK, encoded by the coding sequence ATGAAAACTATATTAAACAAATTAATCAACCACGAAGTGCTTACCAAAGAAGAAGCAAAAAACGTATTGATTAATATTTCAAGCGGTCAATATAATCCAAGTCAGATTTCAGCATTTTTGACTGTATATATGATGCGAAGCATTACTATTGATGAACTTTCTGGATTTCGCGAAGCATTATTAGAGCTTTGTATCCGAGTAGATTTATCAGCTTACAATACCATCGATTTATGCGGAACGGGTGGTGACGGAAAAGATACTTTCAACATTTCGACTTTAGCTTCTTTTGTATCAGCAGGAGCGGGAATAAAAGTCGCAAAACATGGAAATTACGGCGTTTCTTCTATTTCTGGATCAAGCAACGTAATGGAAAAAATGGGAATTAAATTTAGCAACGATCCAGCATTTTTAGAAAAATGTATCGATCAGGCTGGAATTTGTGTTTTACACGCTCCCTTATTTCACCCAGCAATGAAAAATGTAGGACCAATAAGAAAAGAATTGGCAGTAAAAACCTTCTTTAATATGTTAGGACCAATGGTAAATCCAGCATTTCCGCAAAATCAATTGGTTGGAGTTTTCAATTTAGAATTAGCGAGAATGTATGCGTATTTATACCAAAATACCGATACCAATTTCACAATCTTACATTCGCTTGACGGATATGACGAAATTTCTTTAACAGGACCAACAAAAATTATCACGAGCCACATGGAAGGCATGATAAAACCAGAAGATTTTGGAGTTCGTCTTTTATCTCAAACTGAAATTGAAGGCGGAAAAACCATCGAAGAATCGGCTGAAATTTTCACGAATATTATTTCGGGAAAAGGAAACGAAGCTCAAAATAATGTAGTCTGTGCCAATGCTGCAATGGCAATCGCAACGGTAAACAAATGCACGCCGCAAGAAGGATTTGAACTGGCAAAAGAAAGTTTATTATCTGGAAAAGGACTGAAAGTATTGAAAAAATTGAAAGAATTAAGTAAATAA
- a CDS encoding anthranilate synthase component II, translated as MKKILVIDNYDSFTYNLVHYLEDLDCEVTVYRNDEFEIDEIASFEKILLSPGPGIPDEAGLLKAVIEKYSPTKSILGVCLGQQAIGEVFGGTLSNLDKVYHGVSTNVKTVVSDEILFEGLGNEFEVGRYHSWVVDANLPEDLEATSVDENGQIMSLRHKNYDVRGVQFHPESVLTPNGKRILENWIKS; from the coding sequence ATGAAAAAGATTTTAGTTATAGACAATTACGATAGTTTCACTTATAATTTAGTGCACTATTTAGAAGATTTAGATTGCGAAGTAACCGTTTATAGAAACGACGAATTCGAAATTGATGAAATTGCTTCTTTCGAAAAAATATTGCTTTCGCCAGGACCTGGAATTCCAGATGAAGCAGGATTATTAAAAGCTGTAATCGAAAAATACAGCCCAACAAAAAGCATTTTAGGAGTTTGCTTAGGACAGCAGGCCATTGGGGAAGTTTTCGGCGGAACACTTTCAAACCTTGACAAAGTATATCACGGCGTTTCTACAAATGTAAAAACAGTAGTTTCAGATGAAATTTTGTTTGAAGGTTTAGGAAACGAGTTTGAGGTTGGAAGATACCATTCGTGGGTTGTTGACGCTAATTTACCAGAAGATTTAGAAGCAACTTCAGTTGATGAGAATGGACAAATCATGTCTTTACGTCACAAAAATTACGATGTAAGGGGCGTTCAGTTTCACCCGGAAAGTGTTTTGACACCAAATGGAAAAAGGATTTTAGAGAATTGGATTAAGAGTTAA
- a CDS encoding anthranilate synthase component I family protein, whose protein sequence is MKPFILNTHYKQILADTITPVSIYFKIRDKFPNSLLLESSDYHGNDNSFSYICCNPIATIKIENELITKTFPDGTLEQNKIDASTNIPEVIQEFSNRFKSEKNDFKFINNGLFGYISYDAVRYFEKVSIAKKDNATSIPDVFYAVYQNIIAINHFKNEAYIFCHSLDGRNNISEIEQLLQSRNIALYKFTKEGEGFSNLTDEEFKHNVALAKKHCFRGDVFQLVLSRRFTQGFKGDEFNVYRALRSINPSPYLFFFDYGDFKIFGSSPEAQIIVKNRKAEIHPIAGTFKRTGNDERDALLAKELSEDKKENSEHVMLVDLARNDLSRNGHDVNVEKYREVQFFSHVIHLVSKVTGHLHDKATTMQVVADTFPAGTLSGAPKHRAMQLIEDYEKTNRNFYGGAIGVMDFDGNFNHAIMIRTFLSKNHQLHCQAGAGIVASSDEESEMQEVYNKLRALNTALEMAEKI, encoded by the coding sequence TTGAAACCGTTTATACTCAACACACATTACAAACAAATTCTGGCAGACACCATAACGCCAGTAAGCATTTATTTTAAAATTCGAGATAAATTCCCAAATAGTTTATTATTAGAAAGTAGTGATTATCATGGAAATGACAATAGTTTCTCGTACATCTGCTGCAATCCGATTGCGACAATTAAAATTGAAAACGAATTAATCACAAAAACTTTTCCTGACGGAACTTTGGAGCAAAATAAAATCGATGCTTCAACCAATATTCCAGAAGTAATTCAAGAATTCTCAAACCGATTCAAATCAGAGAAAAACGATTTTAAATTTATCAATAACGGTTTATTCGGATACATTTCTTACGACGCCGTACGTTATTTTGAAAAAGTTTCCATTGCCAAAAAAGACAATGCGACTTCAATTCCAGATGTATTTTATGCGGTTTACCAAAATATCATCGCCATTAACCACTTTAAAAACGAAGCGTACATTTTCTGCCACAGCCTAGACGGAAGAAACAATATTTCTGAAATTGAACAATTACTGCAGTCTAGAAATATCGCTTTGTACAAATTCACCAAAGAAGGCGAAGGTTTCTCTAACCTAACCGATGAAGAATTCAAACACAACGTGGCTTTAGCTAAAAAACATTGTTTCCGCGGAGACGTTTTCCAATTAGTTCTTTCACGCCGTTTTACACAAGGTTTTAAAGGTGATGAATTCAACGTTTACAGAGCTTTAAGAAGCATTAATCCATCTCCGTATTTGTTCTTTTTTGATTATGGAGATTTCAAAATATTCGGTTCTTCGCCCGAAGCACAAATTATCGTAAAAAACAGAAAAGCCGAAATCCACCCAATTGCTGGAACTTTTAAAAGAACTGGAAATGACGAACGTGACGCACTTTTAGCAAAAGAACTTTCGGAAGATAAAAAAGAAAACAGCGAACACGTAATGCTGGTGGATTTAGCCAGAAATGATTTAAGCCGCAACGGACATGATGTAAATGTGGAAAAATACAGAGAAGTTCAGTTTTTCTCGCACGTAATTCACTTGGTTTCAAAAGTTACAGGACATTTACATGATAAAGCGACAACGATGCAAGTAGTTGCCGATACTTTCCCTGCAGGAACTTTAAGCGGAGCTCCAAAACATAGAGCTATGCAGTTAATTGAAGATTACGAAAAAACAAATCGTAATTTTTACGGAGGTGCCATCGGAGTTATGGATTTTGACGGAAACTTTAACCACGCGATTATGATTCGAACTTTCCTATCAAAAAACCACCAATTGCATTGTCAGGCCGGTGCCGGAATCGTAGCAAGTTCTGATGAAGAAAGCGAAATGCAGGAAGTGTATAATAAGTTAAGAGCCTTAAATACAGCGCTGGAAATGGCGGAGAAAATTTAG
- a CDS encoding YceI family protein, translating to MKNLKTIAIALFVAAAGLTVNAQTKKIDVKASTIKWVGKKVTGEHSGTVNFKEGALVFKGKKLTGGSFTVDMTSLTSTDLTGEYQGKLNGHLKADDFFGTDKFPTSKLVFKTIGSKSADVYTVTADLTIKGITKPVTFDLTVKGNTATTAFKVDRTKYDIKYGSGSFFDGLGDKTINDEFELAVALKF from the coding sequence ATGAAAAATTTAAAAACAATTGCAATAGCATTATTCGTAGCAGCTGCTGGTTTAACAGTAAACGCTCAAACAAAAAAAATCGACGTAAAAGCATCTACAATTAAATGGGTAGGTAAAAAAGTAACAGGAGAGCACTCTGGAACTGTAAACTTCAAAGAAGGTGCTTTAGTTTTCAAAGGAAAAAAATTAACAGGTGGAAGCTTTACAGTTGATATGACTTCATTAACTTCTACTGATTTAACTGGAGAATACCAAGGAAAATTAAACGGTCACTTAAAAGCTGACGATTTCTTCGGAACTGATAAATTCCCAACTTCAAAATTAGTTTTCAAAACTATTGGTTCTAAATCTGCTGACGTTTACACGGTAACTGCAGACTTAACTATCAAAGGAATTACTAAACCAGTAACTTTTGATCTTACTGTAAAAGGAAACACTGCTACAACAGCATTCAAAGTTGACAGAACTAAATACGATATTAAATACGGTTCAGGAAGTTTCTTCGACGGTTTAGGAGACAAAACTATCAACGACGAATTTGAATTAGCAGTAGCTTTAAAATTCTAA
- a CDS encoding NAD(P)H-dependent oxidoreductase: MSTFLESLNWRYATKKFDAAKKISDADLNTLKEAVRLAASSYGLQPYKVIIVENPEIREKLKAAAYGQTQITDASQLFIFANDLNAGPESVAAYIKNISETRGVPTEALGGFSDMMNGVISNLSQDAKNIWTAKQTYIALGTLLAAAAELKIDATPMEGFNPAAFNEILGFDKLGLNASVIATVGYRHEEDEAQHYKKVRKSHEDLFITL; this comes from the coding sequence ATGAGCACATTTTTAGAGAGTCTAAATTGGAGATACGCAACCAAAAAATTTGATGCTGCCAAAAAAATCTCAGACGCAGATTTAAATACATTAAAAGAAGCCGTTAGATTAGCTGCTTCATCATACGGATTACAGCCTTACAAAGTTATTATTGTAGAAAATCCAGAAATTAGAGAAAAATTGAAAGCCGCTGCTTACGGACAGACACAAATTACAGATGCTTCTCAATTGTTTATTTTTGCAAACGACTTAAACGCTGGACCAGAATCTGTAGCTGCTTACATTAAAAACATCAGCGAAACAAGAGGTGTTCCTACTGAAGCTTTAGGCGGATTTTCTGACATGATGAATGGAGTTATTTCAAATTTATCTCAAGATGCTAAAAATATCTGGACTGCAAAACAAACTTACATCGCTTTAGGAACTCTATTAGCTGCAGCTGCTGAATTAAAAATTGATGCAACACCAATGGAAGGTTTCAATCCTGCTGCATTCAATGAAATCTTAGGTTTCGATAAATTAGGTCTTAATGCTTCTGTTATTGCAACAGTAGGTTACAGACATGAGGAAGACGAGGCTCAGCATTACAAAAAAGTTAGAAAATCACACGAAGATTTATTTATCACTCTATAA
- a CDS encoding MarR family winged helix-turn-helix transcriptional regulator, whose translation MTIEEVIKSTVKMDNAKKVILNIMYTQNVIQDHFNELVKPYDLSGEQYNVLRILRGQKGNPANMCVIQERMLAKTSNTTRLVDKLLLKELVTRNVCPGNRRKIEVLITQKGLDVLKELDPKVDAHEEAFAKNLSTDELELLNKLLEKYRTQQN comes from the coding sequence ATGACAATTGAAGAGGTTATTAAGAGTACAGTTAAGATGGATAATGCGAAAAAAGTTATTCTGAACATTATGTACACACAAAATGTGATTCAGGATCATTTCAACGAGTTAGTAAAACCGTATGATTTATCTGGAGAACAATACAATGTGCTGCGTATATTAAGAGGACAAAAAGGAAATCCTGCTAATATGTGTGTTATACAAGAGCGTATGCTGGCGAAAACGAGTAATACAACACGGTTAGTTGACAAATTATTACTAAAAGAACTGGTAACAAGAAACGTTTGTCCGGGTAATCGACGAAAAATCGAAGTTTTGATTACTCAAAAAGGATTAGACGTATTGAAAGAATTAGATCCTAAAGTTGATGCACACGAAGAAGCATTTGCAAAAAATCTAAGTACAGACGAATTAGAGTTATTAAATAAATTATTAGAAAAATACCGAACCCAACAAAATTAA
- a CDS encoding glycerol-3-phosphate dehydrogenase/oxidase — protein sequence MNRSEQLSKLQNTEKWDVIIIGGGASGLGTAVDASSRGYKTVLFEAVDFAKGTSSRSTKLVHGGVRYLEQGNVHLVREALRERGLLAQNAGHLVKNQSFVIPNYNWFSSFIYTIGLKIYDLLSGFLSLGSSKYLSKKKTIEMLPNVEQNGLINGVIYHDGQFDDSRLAINLAQTAVEKDACILNYVKVVNLLKDDKNQIIGIKAIDQETGTSYEIKGSVVINATGVFTNAIMKLNDKVYKKYIVPSQGIHLVFDKSFLPGEHALMIPKTKDGRVLFAVPWHNRVVVGTTDTLIKKQSLEPIALESEIQFVLETAQRFLAKKPTRSDVLSVFAGLRPLAAPKEEGKSTKEVSRSHKIIVSETGLITITGGKWTTYRKIAEDIIDKAILKGKLPKKLSNTQHLAIHGNKPTTPIDRENHLYIYGTDISKILQLQENEPELQEKLHPNHEFTMAEVVWAIRYEMARTIDDVLARRVRLLFLDARAAIEVSEKTARVIAKELGHDENWITKEIEDFKHISKGFFLSEFR from the coding sequence ATGAATCGCTCTGAACAATTATCCAAACTACAAAATACCGAAAAATGGGACGTAATCATAATTGGCGGAGGTGCGAGCGGACTCGGAACTGCTGTTGATGCATCAAGCCGCGGGTATAAAACAGTTTTATTTGAAGCCGTAGATTTTGCCAAAGGAACTTCTAGCAGAAGTACCAAATTGGTTCACGGCGGTGTACGTTATTTAGAGCAAGGAAATGTACACTTGGTTAGAGAAGCATTAAGAGAAAGAGGATTATTGGCTCAAAATGCTGGACATTTAGTTAAAAACCAATCTTTTGTTATTCCTAATTACAATTGGTTCAGCAGTTTTATTTACACTATAGGATTAAAAATTTACGATTTATTATCGGGCTTTTTGAGTTTGGGAAGTTCAAAATATCTTTCGAAAAAGAAAACTATTGAAATGCTTCCGAATGTTGAACAAAACGGACTCATAAATGGTGTTATTTATCATGACGGACAATTTGACGATTCTCGTTTAGCCATAAATCTGGCTCAAACTGCTGTTGAAAAAGACGCCTGCATTTTAAATTACGTAAAAGTTGTCAATTTATTAAAAGACGATAAAAATCAAATTATTGGCATTAAAGCTATCGATCAGGAAACTGGAACCAGTTACGAGATAAAAGGTTCTGTAGTAATAAATGCAACAGGAGTTTTTACAAATGCCATAATGAAATTAAACGATAAGGTTTATAAAAAATATATTGTTCCGAGTCAGGGAATTCATTTGGTTTTTGATAAATCTTTTCTTCCAGGCGAACATGCTTTGATGATTCCGAAGACAAAAGACGGAAGGGTTTTATTTGCAGTTCCATGGCACAATCGTGTTGTAGTAGGAACAACAGATACTTTAATTAAAAAACAAAGTTTAGAACCTATCGCTTTGGAGAGTGAAATTCAGTTTGTTCTCGAAACAGCTCAACGATTCTTAGCAAAAAAGCCCACAAGAAGCGATGTCCTATCCGTTTTTGCAGGATTACGTCCGCTAGCAGCGCCGAAAGAAGAAGGAAAAAGCACTAAAGAAGTTTCTAGAAGCCATAAAATTATTGTTTCTGAAACTGGATTAATCACTATTACAGGAGGAAAATGGACTACTTATCGAAAAATTGCCGAAGATATCATCGACAAAGCCATATTAAAAGGTAAACTTCCGAAAAAACTATCCAATACGCAGCATCTAGCCATTCATGGTAATAAACCAACTACTCCTATTGACAGAGAAAATCACTTGTACATATATGGTACTGATATTTCGAAAATACTTCAGCTGCAAGAAAACGAACCCGAATTACAAGAAAAACTGCATCCTAATCATGAATTTACAATGGCCGAAGTTGTTTGGGCAATTCGTTATGAAATGGCCAGAACTATTGATGATGTTTTAGCAAGACGAGTACGTTTATTATTTTTGGATGCCAGAGCTGCAATTGAAGTTTCTGAAAAAACTGCTAGAGTAATTGCAAAAGAATTGGGTCACGATGAAAATTGGATCACAAAAGAAATTGAAGACTTTAAACACATTTCGAAAGGATTTTTTCTCTCAGAATTTCGATAA
- a CDS encoding DUF6691 family protein, with protein MSLENKNIDGEGINASHKKENAFANLKYLIVGIFFGIVFVKAEIISWFRIQEMFHLESFHMYGVIGCAVAVGLISVQLIKKFNIKTLDGEKIEIQPKTFSKGQIYGGLMFGFGWAITGACPGPLFAQIGTGATVIVVTLVSAIAGTWFYGLIKDKLPH; from the coding sequence ATGAGCTTAGAAAATAAAAATATCGACGGCGAAGGAATCAACGCCAGCCACAAAAAAGAAAACGCATTTGCAAATCTTAAATATTTAATCGTAGGTATCTTTTTCGGAATTGTATTCGTAAAAGCAGAAATCATCAGCTGGTTTCGTATTCAGGAAATGTTTCATCTTGAATCATTCCATATGTATGGTGTAATTGGATGCGCAGTTGCTGTTGGATTAATTTCAGTTCAATTGATTAAAAAATTCAATATCAAGACCCTTGACGGCGAAAAAATCGAAATCCAGCCAAAAACTTTCAGCAAAGGACAAATCTACGGCGGATTAATGTTTGGTTTTGGATGGGCAATTACTGGAGCATGTCCAGGTCCGCTTTTCGCTCAGATTGGCACAGGAGCAACTGTAATCGTAGTTACTTTAGTAAGCGCCATTGCTGGAACTTGGTTTTATGGTTTGATTAAAGATAAATTGCCACATTGA
- a CDS encoding YeeE/YedE family protein encodes MLEIIREPWPWYVAGPLIGLTVPILLIIGNKSFGISSSLRHICAACIPSNISFFKYDWKKESWNLFFVFGIFIGGFIAAYFLTNPNPVEIAPELSEKLATYGITDHTGLVPSQLFSWESLLTLRGFIMMVVGGFLVGFGTRYAGGCTSGHAIMGLSNLQWPSLVATICFMIGGFVMSLLILPYILSL; translated from the coding sequence ATGTTAGAAATTATAAGAGAACCTTGGCCTTGGTATGTTGCAGGTCCGTTGATTGGATTAACGGTTCCAATTTTATTAATTATCGGGAATAAATCTTTTGGGATAAGTTCGTCACTTCGTCATATTTGCGCAGCTTGTATTCCTTCGAATATTTCATTTTTTAAATACGATTGGAAAAAAGAAAGCTGGAATTTATTCTTCGTTTTCGGAATTTTCATTGGAGGTTTTATTGCAGCTTATTTCTTGACCAATCCAAATCCAGTAGAAATTGCTCCTGAATTATCAGAGAAATTAGCAACTTATGGAATTACAGATCATACTGGTTTAGTTCCATCACAATTATTTTCTTGGGAAAGTTTATTAACGCTTCGCGGATTTATTATGATGGTTGTAGGTGGATTTTTAGTTGGTTTCGGAACTCGTTATGCCGGCGGATGCACCAGCGGACACGCGATTATGGGATTATCGAACTTACAATGGCCTTCGTTAGTCGCTACAATCTGTTTTATGATTGGCGGTTTTGTAATGTCACTTTTGATTTTACCTTATATACTTTCACTTTAA
- a CDS encoding MBL fold metallo-hydrolase: MKIEQIYTGCLAQGAYYITSNGEAAIIDPLRETQPYLDRLERDGVTLKYIFETHFHADFVSGHVDLSKETGAPIVYGPNAACEFDCISAKDGQEFKIGKVTIKVLHTPGHTMESSTFLLIDENGKDHAIFSGDTLFIGDVGRPDLAQKASGMTQDQLAGILFHSLRDKIMTLADDVIVYPAHGAGSACGKNMSKETVSTIGNQKATNYALRADMTETEFIKEVTDGLLPPPAYFSMNVAMNKQGYESFETVLHNGMKAINVKEFEAIAEETGALILDTRSAADFSKGFIPQSINIGINGDFAPWVGTLIANVKQPIILVTALGMEEETVTRLSRVGFDTIIGHLDGGFEAWQNTGFEIDTVNRITAEQFANEFEFGKDKVVDIRKETEYEAEHIDEAYSKPLAYINDWVKDINPNEHFYIHCAGGYRSMIAASILQARGFRNFSEVEGGFGAISKTNIPKSDFVCQSKVLK; this comes from the coding sequence ATGAAAATAGAGCAAATTTACACCGGATGCCTAGCACAAGGTGCATATTATATCACATCAAATGGCGAAGCAGCCATTATTGATCCGCTTAGAGAAACGCAGCCTTACTTAGATCGTTTGGAACGCGATGGCGTTACATTAAAATATATTTTTGAAACGCATTTTCACGCTGATTTCGTTTCGGGACATGTTGATTTAAGCAAAGAAACCGGAGCACCAATCGTTTACGGACCAAATGCTGCCTGCGAATTTGATTGCATTTCTGCGAAAGACGGACAGGAATTCAAAATCGGAAAAGTAACTATTAAAGTTTTGCATACTCCTGGACATACTATGGAAAGCTCAACTTTTCTATTAATCGACGAAAACGGAAAAGATCATGCGATTTTCTCTGGCGACACTTTGTTTATTGGTGATGTCGGTCGTCCAGATTTAGCTCAAAAAGCATCTGGAATGACACAAGATCAATTGGCTGGAATTTTATTTCATTCGTTAAGAGACAAAATCATGACGCTTGCTGATGACGTAATTGTTTATCCTGCGCATGGTGCGGGAAGTGCTTGTGGAAAAAACATGAGCAAGGAAACGGTTTCAACAATCGGAAATCAAAAAGCTACCAACTATGCTTTGCGCGCTGATATGACCGAAACTGAATTCATCAAAGAAGTAACAGACGGACTATTGCCTCCTCCAGCCTATTTCAGCATGAACGTTGCTATGAACAAACAAGGCTACGAAAGCTTTGAAACAGTTTTGCACAACGGAATGAAAGCTATAAATGTAAAAGAATTTGAAGCAATTGCTGAAGAAACTGGTGCTTTAATTTTAGATACTAGAAGTGCAGCCGATTTTAGTAAAGGATTTATTCCGCAGTCTATCAATATCGGAATCAATGGAGATTTTGCTCCGTGGGTTGGAACTTTAATTGCCAATGTAAAACAACCCATTATTTTGGTTACTGCACTTGGCATGGAGGAAGAAACCGTAACACGCTTAAGCCGTGTTGGTTTTGATACGATTATTGGACATTTAGATGGTGGATTTGAAGCTTGGCAGAATACAGGTTTCGAAATTGATACTGTAAATAGAATAACAGCTGAGCAATTTGCAAATGAATTTGAATTTGGCAAAGATAAAGTAGTCGACATTCGTAAAGAGACAGAATACGAAGCTGAGCATATTGATGAAGCTTACAGCAAACCTTTGGCTTATATTAATGACTGGGTAAAAGATATTAATCCAAACGAACATTTTTATATCCATTGTGCTGGAGGCTACAGAAGTATGATTGCCGCTTCTATCCTTCAAGCAAGAGGTTTCAGAAACTTCTCTGAAGTGGAAGGTGGTTTTGGAGCGATTTCAAAAACGAATATTCCAAAATCAGATTTTGTTTGTCAAAGTAAAGTATTAAAATAA